In Drosophila gunungcola strain Sukarami chromosome X unlocalized genomic scaffold, Dgunungcola_SK_2 000046F, whole genome shotgun sequence, a single window of DNA contains:
- the LOC128260944 gene encoding LOW QUALITY PROTEIN: protein flightless-1 (The sequence of the model RefSeq protein was modified relative to this genomic sequence to represent the inferred CDS: deleted 1 base in 1 codon), translating into MSVLPFVRGVDFTKNDFSATFPNSMRQMSRVQWLTLDRTQLAEIPEELGHLQKLEHLSLNHNRLEKIFGELTELTCLRSLDLRHNQLKNSGIPPELFHLEELTTLDLSHNKLKEVPEGLERAKNLIVLNLSNNQIESIPTPLFIHLTDLLFLDLSHNRLETLPPQTRRLINLKTLDLSHNPLELFQLRQLPSLQSLEVLKMSGTQRTLLNFPTSLDSLANLCELDLSHNSLPKLPDCVYNVVSLVRLNLSDNELSELSAGVELWQRLESLNLSRNQLVTLPAALCKLPKLRRLLVNDNKLNFEGIPSGIGKLGALEVFSAANNLLEMVPEGLCRCGALKQLNLSCNRLITLPDAIHLLEGLDQLDLRNNPELVMPPKPSEASKATSLEFYNIDFSLQTQLRLAGAAVPPSMPTSATPKDSTARKIRLRRGPRSEGDQDAAKVLKGMKDVAKDKDNEAGALPEDGKPESLKPKRWDESLEKPQLDYSKFFEKDDGQLPGLTIWEIENFLPNKIEEVVHGKFYEGDCYIVLKTKFDDLGLLDWEIFFWIGNEATLDKRACAAIHAVNLRNFLGARCRTIREEQGDESEEFLALFETEVIYIEGGRTATGFYTIEEMIHITRLYLVHAYGATIHLEPVAPVVASLDPRHAFVLDLGTHIYIWLGERSKNTLNSKARLMAEKISKTERKNKCEIQLERQGEESPEFWLGLEMSPEEGAAAEAPKEHVPDDYQPVQPRLYQVQLGMGYLELPQVELPEQKLCHTLLNSKHVYILDCYTDLFVWFGKKSTRLVRAAAVKLSRELFNMMDRPEYALVMRVPEGNEMQIFRTKFAGWDEVMAVDFTRTAKSVAKTGANLTQWARQQETRTDLAALFMPRQSAMPLAEAEQLEEEWNYDLEMMEAFVLENKKFVRLPEEELGRFYTGECYVFLCRYCIPIEEPENGTEDGANPAADDSKSSANNQPEDEIQCVVYFWQGRNAGNMGWLTFTFTLQKKFKAMFGEELEVVRIFQQQENLKFMSHFKRKFIIHTGKRKDKALMPKGKAPVEFFHLRSNGGALTTRLIQINPDAVHLNSAFCYILHVPFETEDDSQSGIVYVWIGSKSCNEEAKLVQDIAEQMFNSPWVSLQILNEGDEPENFFWVALGGRKTYDTDAEYMDYTRLFRCSNERGYYTVAEKCADFCQDDLADDDIMILDNGEHVFLWMGPRCSEVEVKLAYKSAQVYIQHMRIKQPERPRKLFLTMKNKESRRFTKCFHGWSAFKVYL; encoded by the exons ATGAGCGTGCTGCCGTTCGTGCGCGGTGTGGACTTTACGAAAAATGATTTCAGC GCAACATTCCCCAACTCCATGCGGCAGATGTCGCGGGTGCAGTGGCTCACACTGGATCGCACGCAGCTGGCCGAGATTCCCGAGGAGCTGGGCCATCTGCAGAAGCTGGAGCACCTGTCGCTGAACCACAATCGCCTGGAGAAGATCTTCGGCGAGCTGACGGAGCTGACCTGTCTGCGTTCCCTCGACCTGCGGCACAACCAGCTGAAGAACAGCGGCATACCGCCGGAACTGTTCCATCTGGAGGAGCTGACCACCCTCGACCTGTCGCACAACAAACTGAAGGAGGTGCCGGAGGGTTTAGAGCGGGCCAAGAACCTGATTGTGCTCAACCTGAGCAACAATCAGATCGAGAGCATACCCACGCCGCTGTTCATCCACCTCACGGATCTGCTGTTCCTGGATTTGTCGCACAATCGACTGGAGACACTGCCGCCGCAGACCCGGCGTCTGATCAATCTAAAGACCCTCGACCTGTCGCACAATCCGTTGGAGCTGTTTCAACTGCGCCAGCTGCCCTCGCTGCAAAGTTTGGAGGTCCTCAAGATGAGCGGCACCCAGCGCACGCTTCTCAAC TTCCCCACCAGCCTCGATAGTCTGGCCAATCTCTGCGAGCTCGACCTGTCGCACAATTCGCTGCCCAAGTTGCCCGATTGTGTCTACAATGTGGTTTCCCTGGTACGGCTGAATCTGAGCGACAACGAACTGAGCGAACTTAGTGCCGGCGTGGAGCTGTGGCAGCGTCTGGAGTCGCTGAATCTATCGCGGAATCAACTGGTGACCCTGCCCGCTGCCCTCTGCAAACTGCCCAAGCTGCGGCGATTGCTGGTGAACGACAATAAGCTGAACTTCGAGGGCATACCCTCGGGCATTGGCAAATTGGGTGCTCTGGAGGTGTTTTCGGCGGCCAACAACCTGCTGGAAATGGTGCCCGAGGGACTCTGCCGATGTGGTGCTCTAAAACAGCTCAATCTGAGCTGTAATCGGCTGATCACCCTGCCCGATGCCATTCACCTGCTCGAGGGTCTGGATCAGTTGGACTTGCGCAACAATCCGGAGCTAGTGATGCCACCCAAGCCAAGCGAAGCGAGTAAAGCCACCAGTTTGGAGTTCTACAACATAGATTTTAGTTTGCAAACCCAGCTGAGATTAGCTGGGGCTGCGGTGCCACCTTCAATGCCAACATCAGCCACGCCCAAGGATTCGACGGCAAGGAAAATCCGCTTAAGACGCGGTCCCCGCAGCGAGGGCGATCAGGATGCTGCCAAGGTGCTCAAGGGCATGAAGGATGTGGCCAAGGACAAGGATAACGAGGCCGGTGCCCTGCCCGAGGACGGAAAACCGGAGTCCCTCAAACCAAAGAGGTGGGACGAGTCGCTGGAGAAGCCGCAACTGGACTACTCCAAGTTCTTCGAGAAGGACGATGGTCAGCTGCCGGGCTTGACCATCTGGGAAATCGAAAACTTCCTGCCCAACAAAATCGAGGAGGTGGTGCATGGCAAATTCTACGAGGGCGATTGCTACATAGTCCTCAAGACCAAATTCGATGACCTGGGCCTGCTCGACTGGGAGATATTCTTTTGGATCGGCAACGAGGCCACACTGGACAAACGAGCTTGCGCTGCCATTCATGCAGTCAACCTGAGGAACTTTCTGGGCGCCCGGTGTCGAACGATTCGCGAGGAACAGGGCGATGAATCCGAGGAGTTTCTGGCCCTTTTCGAAACGGAAGTTATCTACATCGAGGGCGGTCGGACGGCCACTGGTTTCTATACCATCGAGGAGATGATACATATCACTAGATTGTATTTAGTGCATGCCTATGGTGCCACAATACACCTGGAGCCTGTGGCTCCGGTCGTTGCCTCCCTGGATCCCCGCCACGCCTTTGTCCTGGATCTGGGCACACACATTTACATTTGGCTGGGCGAGAGATCGAAGAATACGCTCAACTCCAAGGCCAGATTAATGGCGGAGAAGATAAGCAAAACGGAGCGAAAGAACAAGTGTGAAATCCAGTTGGAGCGGCAGGGCGAAGAGAGTCCGGAGTTCTGGCTGGGACTGGAAATGTCGCCGGAGGAAGGAGCCGCCGCAGAGGCACCAAAGGAGCACGTTCCCGACGACTATCAGCCGGTGCAGCCTCGCCTCTACCAGGTGCAACTGGGCATGGGATATCTGGAGCTGCCGCAAGTGGAGTTACCTGAGCAGAAACTTTGCCACACCTTGCTGAACAGCAAACACGTCTATATACTCGACTGCTATACGGATCTGTTTGTTTGGTTTGGCAAGAAGTCGACGCGATTGGTCCGAGCGGCCGCCGTCAAGTTGAGCCGGGAGCTCTTTAACATGATGGATCGGCCGGAATATGCGCTGGTGATGCGTGTGCCCGAGGGCAACGAAATGCAGATCTTCCGCACCAAGTTTGCTGGCTGGGATGAGGTGATGGCCGTGGACTTTACACGGACAGCCAAGTCGGTGGCCAAAACGGGGGCAAATCTCACACAGTGGGCCAGGCAGCAGGAGACGCGCACGGATCTTGCCGCACTGTTCATGCCCCGCCAGTCGGCCATGCCCTTGGCCGAGGCGGAACAGCTGGAGGAGGAGTGGAACTACGATCTGGAGATGATGGAGGCCTTTGTGCTGGAGAACAAGAAGTTTGTCCGGCTGCCGGAGGAGGAATTGGGTCGCTTTTACACCGGCGAATGCTACGTCTTCCTCTGTCGCTACTGCATACCCATTGAGGAGCCCGAAAATGGCACCGAAGATGGTGCTAACCCAGCCGCAGACGATAGTAAATCCAGTGCAAACAATCAGCCGGAGGACGAGATCCAGTGCGTCGTCTACTTCTGGCAGGGACGCAATGCCGGCAATATGGGATGGCTCACGTTTACCTTTACGCTGCAGAAAAAATTCAAGGCAATGTTCGGCGAGGAACTGGAGGTGGTGCGGATCTTCCAGCAGCAGGAGAACCTCAAGTTTATGTCGCACTTCAAGCGGAAATTCATCATCCACACCGGCAAGCGGAAGGACAAGGCGCTCATGCCGAAGGGAAAGGCGCCCGTGGAGTTCTTCCATTTGCGTTCGAACGGCGGTGCGCTGACCACGCGCCTGATCCAAATCAATCCAGATGCGGTGCATCTTAACTCGGCATTCTG ctataTACTCCATGTGCCATTTGAAACGGAGGACGATTCGCAGTCGGGGATTGTATACGTGTGGATAGGCAGCAAGTCCTGCAACGAGGAGGCTAAGCTGGTCCAGGATATTGCCGAGCAGATGTTCAACTCACCCTGGGTGAGCTTGCAG ATTCTCAACGAGGGTGACGAGCCGGAGAACTTCTTCTGGGTGGCGCTGGGCGGCCGCAAGACCTACGACACGGACGCGGAGTACATGGACTACACGCGGCTTTTCCGATGCTCCAACGAGCGGGGCTACTATACGGTGGCCGAGAAGTGTGCCGACTTCTGCCAGGACGATCTGGCCGACGACGACATCATGATCCTGGACAACGGCGAGCACGTCTTCCTGTGGATGGGGCCGCGTTGCAGTGAGGTGGAGGTGAAGCTGGCCTACAAGTCCGCCCAGGTGTACATCCAGCACATGCGGATCAAGCAGCCGGAGAGGCCCAGGAAGCTCTTCCTCACGATGAAGAACAAGGAGTCGCGACGATTTACCAAGTGCTTCCACGGCTGGAGCGCCTTCAAGgtgtatttataa
- the LOC128260947 gene encoding protein tweety isoform X1, with protein MGDYHEFTDQYKVPVIAKLLHALPHYNITFHKINSTFRPNDEIYLESLGILGSVPAALLIVSLLGLLFYLMTRCCDRKPRPAHSITSLKVALSIVTVMCCAAIGLGLYGNDDLHNGLLDVLTAGRKVDNLVTTIRNQTHILENTLTNRIRPQLVELADIFDQPVSNQTALSKLFVSLNIVQGNVTLATNAASDIRRPLMGISMTHFLTRGDQWELIRWPGTVATLALLLVLCAVLLVGVARHSRCALILFSVCGLLAVTGSWLMSGLYLSSSVAVGDLCISPADFLVSTAPRDLPTNVLLHYTQCEPGHTNPFTQRLRESQNSLNNARSAMATVMKISLVLFKSSGLQPKLGAVNADLNSSERLLTQLTALVDCKAVHHNFLVAARGLCEGGLLGLVLMLIASFIAAILLTIMVWVDSHTWIYIRKRNDYAQVDEPSYISHPAPQNHQQMMNAARTLPRNHNGHFSPPVISGSHTLQHPSKRQQHEMMAHAHIQQNMRAMGTHTLGRLPSHNHSPTHMTGPNNAAAVAAAANAAANMPPTTQAAQQQQQQQQQQQQAQQQQQQQQQQQQQQQAQQQLGGPQPIYCHHPHQHPHPHPHQHPHSHSAAAVAAAVQHQHAIYHQQQQQAAQQYGTYTTAAHHGPHHLGPGQSQIYQQIPAHLAPQLAANGNPHSIYQPLVAVSQGSIYVSNLATMRRQNSQGGPQIPAHQHPPSLHQQQQQQQPPPPSQQQQQLHQLKSPQQHQQQQLQQQQQHHQQQHQQQQQHQQQQQQQHHQQQQNESDVIPISTAMDSAIYDRDKQIYKCSTLRQGGKFDPKYKPSILNCPLPEIPKDAEQPKVESIYEQRQQAHHQNYSKTLQRPPMKLPPQMKAIPPPRIGTPTSPPPPAGQPLGEANGGVPSGLQNGGGGGGGGVGGLGGGNAIEDTSLPPPPLEAQTEATKGRMGPAANGKVMHNGGVGGGGVAGVGGGTVDDDDDLPPPPPAITDESNYAVTEL; from the exons ATGGGCGACTATCACGAGTTCACGGACCAGTACAAGGTGCCGGTGATAGCGAAGCTACTGCACGCCCTACCCCATTATAACATCACGTTTCACAAGATCAACAGCACGTTCCGGCCCAACGATGAGATCTACTTGGAG AGCCTGGGCATTTTGGGCTCAGTTCCGGCTGCCCTGCTGATCGTCTCGCTGCTGGGACTGCTCTTCTATCTGATGACGCGCTGCTGCGACCGGAAACCTCGGCCAGCCCACTCGATCACCAGCTTGAAGGTGGCCCTGTCCATCGTTACGGTCATGTGCTGCGCGGCGATTGGACTGGGATTGTATGGCAACGATGATCTGCACAACGGACTGCTGGATGTGCTGACGGCGGGCAGAAAGGTGGACAATCTGGTGACCACCATCCGGAATCAGACGCACATCCTGGAGAACACGCTGACGAATCGCATACGGCCGCAATTGGTGGAATTGGCTGACATCTTTGACCAGCCGGTGTCGAATCAAACGGCGCTCTCAAAGCTTTTTGTATCGCTAAACATTGTCCAGGGGAATGTTACGTTGGCCACAAACGCAGCCAGCGATATCCGGCGACCACTGATGGGCATTTCCATGACGCACTTTTTGACG CGCGGCGATCAATGGGAACTGATTCGATGGCCGGGCACAGTGGCCACTTTGGCATTGCTACTTGTCCTGTGCGCCGTGCTgctggtgggcgtggcccggCACTCACGCTGCGCCCTAATCCTGTTCAGCGTCTGCGGCCTGCTGGCCGTCACCGGTTCCTGGCTGATGTCCGGTCTGTATCTCTCCTCCTCGGTGGCTGTCGGTGATCTGTGCATCTCGCCAGCCGATTTTCTGGTGTCCACGGCACCCAGGGACCTGCCCACGAATGTCCTGCTGCACTACACCCAATGCGAACCGGGGCACACGAATCCGTTTACGCAGCGCTTGAGGGAATCACAGAATTCTTTGAATAACGCCCGCAGTGCCATGGCCACGGTAATGAAGATATCGCTGGTGCTCTTTAAATCGTCCGGCTTGCAGCCGAAATTGGGTGCTGTGAATGCGGATCTGAACAGTAGTGAACGGCTATTGACCCAGCTGACGGCACTCGTGGACTGCAAGGCAGTGCATCATAATTTTCTGGTCGCCGCTCGGGGACTTTGCGAGGGTGGCCTACTGGGATTGGTCCTGATGCTGATAGCCAGCTTTATTGCGGCCATTTTGCTAACGATTATGGTTTGGGTGGACTCGCACACATGGATCTATATACGAAAGCGGAATGACTATGCCCAGGTGGATGAGCCATCGTATATTTCGCATCCGGCACCGCAGAATCACCAGCAGATGATGAACGCCGCCAGGACATTGCCGCGAAATCACAATGG GCACTTCAGTCCGCCGGTGATCAGTGGCTCCCACACGCTCCAGCATCCCAGCAAGCGCCAGCAGCACGAGATGATGGCCCACGCCCACATTCAGCAGAACATGCGCGCCATGGGCACCCACACGCTGGGCCGGCTGCCGTCGCACAACCACAGCCCCACCCACATGACCG GTCCCAATAATG cagcagcagtcgcagcagcagcaaacgCCGCCGCCAACATGCCGCCGACCACGCAGGCCgcccaacaacagcaacagcagcagcaacagcagcagcaggcacaacaacagcagcaacagcaacagcaacagcagcagcagcagcaggcacaGCAGCAATTGGGAGGACCACAGCCCATCTATTGCCATCATCCGCACCAGCATCCGCACCCACATCCGCACCAGCATCCGCATTCGCATTCAGCCGCCGCCGTGGCCGCTGCAGTGCAGCACCAGCACGCGATCtaccatcagcagcagcagcaggcggccCAGCAATATGGCACCTATACGACAGCGGCCCACCATGGACCGCATCATTTGGGGCCGGGCCAGAGCCAGATTTACCAACAGATCCCTGCTCATTTGGCGCCGCAATTGGCTGCCAATGGGAATCCACATTCCATATACCAGCCGCTAGTTGCCGTCAGCCAGGGCTCCATATATGTATCGAATTTGGCCACAATGCGGCGACAGAATAGCCAGGGTGGACCGCAAATTCCGGCACATCAGCATCCACCCAGCttgcatcagcagcagcagcagcagcagccaccgccgccatcgcagcagcagcaacagttgcatCAGCTCAAGTCaccgcagcaacatcagcagcaacaattgcagcagcagcagcaacaccaccagcagcagcatcagcaacagcaacagcaccagcagcagcagcagcagcaacatcaccagcagcagcaaaatgaATCGGATGTCATACCCATTAGCACGGCCATGGATAGCGCCATTTATGATCGGGACAAGCAGATCTACAAGTGCTCCACATTGCGGCAGGGCGGCAAGTTTGATCCCAAGTACAAGCCATCGATACTCAATTGCCCGCTGCCGGAGATACCCAAGGATGCGGAGCAGCCCAAGGTGGAGTCCATCTACGAGCAGCGCCAGCAGGCCCACCACCAAAACTACTCCAA GACCCTGCAGCGTCCGCCAATGAAATTGCCGCCGCAGATGAAGGCGATTCCGCCGCCGCGCATTGGCACGCCCACTTCGCCGCCCCCGCCCGCCGGTCAGCCGCTGGGCGAGGCCAACGGTGGAGTACCGTCTGGCCTCCAGaatggaggaggaggcggcggcggaggagtaGGAGGATTGGGCGGCGGAAACGCCATTGAGGACacatcgctgccgccgccgccgctggaGGCGCAAACGGAGGCGACAAAGGGACGAATGGGACCGGCGGCCAATGGCAAGGTCATGCACAATGGCGGAGTAGGcggtgggggcgtggccggtgTGGGCGGAGGAACGGTGGACGACGATGATGACctgccgccgccaccgccagCGATAACCGACGAAAGCAACTATGCGGTGACGGAGCTGTAA
- the LOC128260947 gene encoding protein tweety isoform X2 — MGDYHEFTDQYKVPVIAKLLHALPHYNITFHKINSTFRPNDEIYLESLGILGSVPAALLIVSLLGLLFYLMTRCCDRKPRPAHSITSLKVALSIVTVMCCAAIGLGLYGNDDLHNGLLDVLTAGRKVDNLVTTIRNQTHILENTLTNRIRPQLVELADIFDQPVSNQTALSKLFVSLNIVQGNVTLATNAASDIRRPLMGISMTHFLTRGDQWELIRWPGTVATLALLLVLCAVLLVGVARHSRCALILFSVCGLLAVTGSWLMSGLYLSSSVAVGDLCISPADFLVSTAPRDLPTNVLLHYTQCEPGHTNPFTQRLRESQNSLNNARSAMATVMKISLVLFKSSGLQPKLGAVNADLNSSERLLTQLTALVDCKAVHHNFLVAARGLCEGGLLGLVLMLIASFIAAILLTIMVWVDSHTWIYIRKRNDYAQVDEPSYISHPAPQNHQQMMNAARTLPRNHNGHFSPPVISGSHTLQHPSKRQQHEMMAHAHIQQNMRAMGTHTLGRLPSHNHSPTHMTGPNNGKYATLSKQCKTLEANDFY, encoded by the exons ATGGGCGACTATCACGAGTTCACGGACCAGTACAAGGTGCCGGTGATAGCGAAGCTACTGCACGCCCTACCCCATTATAACATCACGTTTCACAAGATCAACAGCACGTTCCGGCCCAACGATGAGATCTACTTGGAG AGCCTGGGCATTTTGGGCTCAGTTCCGGCTGCCCTGCTGATCGTCTCGCTGCTGGGACTGCTCTTCTATCTGATGACGCGCTGCTGCGACCGGAAACCTCGGCCAGCCCACTCGATCACCAGCTTGAAGGTGGCCCTGTCCATCGTTACGGTCATGTGCTGCGCGGCGATTGGACTGGGATTGTATGGCAACGATGATCTGCACAACGGACTGCTGGATGTGCTGACGGCGGGCAGAAAGGTGGACAATCTGGTGACCACCATCCGGAATCAGACGCACATCCTGGAGAACACGCTGACGAATCGCATACGGCCGCAATTGGTGGAATTGGCTGACATCTTTGACCAGCCGGTGTCGAATCAAACGGCGCTCTCAAAGCTTTTTGTATCGCTAAACATTGTCCAGGGGAATGTTACGTTGGCCACAAACGCAGCCAGCGATATCCGGCGACCACTGATGGGCATTTCCATGACGCACTTTTTGACG CGCGGCGATCAATGGGAACTGATTCGATGGCCGGGCACAGTGGCCACTTTGGCATTGCTACTTGTCCTGTGCGCCGTGCTgctggtgggcgtggcccggCACTCACGCTGCGCCCTAATCCTGTTCAGCGTCTGCGGCCTGCTGGCCGTCACCGGTTCCTGGCTGATGTCCGGTCTGTATCTCTCCTCCTCGGTGGCTGTCGGTGATCTGTGCATCTCGCCAGCCGATTTTCTGGTGTCCACGGCACCCAGGGACCTGCCCACGAATGTCCTGCTGCACTACACCCAATGCGAACCGGGGCACACGAATCCGTTTACGCAGCGCTTGAGGGAATCACAGAATTCTTTGAATAACGCCCGCAGTGCCATGGCCACGGTAATGAAGATATCGCTGGTGCTCTTTAAATCGTCCGGCTTGCAGCCGAAATTGGGTGCTGTGAATGCGGATCTGAACAGTAGTGAACGGCTATTGACCCAGCTGACGGCACTCGTGGACTGCAAGGCAGTGCATCATAATTTTCTGGTCGCCGCTCGGGGACTTTGCGAGGGTGGCCTACTGGGATTGGTCCTGATGCTGATAGCCAGCTTTATTGCGGCCATTTTGCTAACGATTATGGTTTGGGTGGACTCGCACACATGGATCTATATACGAAAGCGGAATGACTATGCCCAGGTGGATGAGCCATCGTATATTTCGCATCCGGCACCGCAGAATCACCAGCAGATGATGAACGCCGCCAGGACATTGCCGCGAAATCACAATGG GCACTTCAGTCCGCCGGTGATCAGTGGCTCCCACACGCTCCAGCATCCCAGCAAGCGCCAGCAGCACGAGATGATGGCCCACGCCCACATTCAGCAGAACATGCGCGCCATGGGCACCCACACGCTGGGCCGGCTGCCGTCGCACAACCACAGCCCCACCCACATGACCG GTCCCAATAATGGTAAATATGCAACCCTAAGCAAACAATGCAAGACATTGGAAGCGAATGACTTTTACTGA
- the LOC128260949 gene encoding pyridoxal-dependent decarboxylase domain-containing protein 1, which yields MSAAGRSDDDPGQNPAVDQEPDPGQSTPAVAEIAASSIRSGLAELELRSSQVLQRLENVKVSSTPDNHPNSDENPEEPAAAAAAAAEDQLHSHLPAEHRVPSDILKSLEQLVSYTDSDDDPEFPLPALDDVSHLALISHSIVAYLSHLDRQQLLRVTNSISGDATRWLGTLFHFAHPASSFHADNADAVLRTVRLAIVARCPGYLEGGIPALAQPTFYISENTTPVRLQYACRQLGIPLEAIKIIPEHSQYGTMDVTLLQKQIQLDVGNNRTPLLVVADIGASLCGYVDNLLRLRDVCKAHNMWLHASGHGLAALVCAQNQGHVEEVLHSMALNLGSWLGVPSLPIVLLHRPLQNSALSAFESDPILSRRLNALSLWTSLQALGRKSIAERLHVAFQTCSILFEIASKCEGIRVLSHTPGAQTGASLSDIIQSPFDVQALFDAAAPVVAYQFDGSTTIPLGGSGSSAAAAAAAERETMADGLKPLEKINNASYFDRLNSWLGQILQRDCPNFDFEVIEHPTHGSCIRYCPLELGLGEQPPSSENLESFAQSLEAHVDILRATIKHKARFIHLVERSEVLRLVPLPEWAGMGGVRFVPEGWESLLTDQAKTELNKLNIDLVEALKSTDNAFSLGEGTDGLICVRFGMVTHETEVEELLDLVVTVGKSVQENSRVLDTMSEIVKKGIEAVTADLQRESEEKLWQEGILRHVPVVGRVFNWWSPPAKESGIKGRSLNLTQGVVESTENIYKYHMQMTGATAHQLPANRSPPTPMVQTPVGAPSSPPVFPTVEPVPGTAIVATVGSVEATPADASESGASGAPLPTQNHVDADHARTVSQSSAASSNVPELVAANSAINNN from the exons ATGTCAGCGGCTGGCAGATCGGACGACGATCCCGGCCAGAATCCGGCCGTAGATCAAGAGCCGGATCCGGGACAATCGACGCCAGCGGTGGCCGAAATCGCCGCCTCCAGT ATTCGTTCTGGCCTGGCCGAGCTGGAGCTGCGTTCCTCGCAGGTGCTGCAGCGTTTGGAGAACGTTAAGGTTTCATCGACGCCCGACAATCATCCCAATTCCGATGAGAATCCAGAGGAgccggcagcggcggcggctgcggctgccgaGGATCAGCTGCATAGTCATCTGCCGGCGGAGCATCGGGTGCCCTCCGATATCCTCAAGTCCTTGGAGCAACTCGTCTCCTACACGGACAGCGACGACGATCCGGAATTCCCGCTGCCCGCCCTCGACGATGTCTCCCACTTGGCCCTCATCTCGCACAGCATCGTGGCCTATTTGTCGCACCTGGACCGCCAGCAGCTGCTCCGGGTGACGAACAGCATTTCGGGCGATGCCACCCGCTGGCTGGGCACGTTGTTTCATTTTGCCCATCCGGCCAGCAGCTTCCATGCGGACAATGCGGACGCAGTGCTGCGTACGGTGCGTCTGGCCATTGTGGCCAGGTGTCCGGGTTATCTGGAGGGTGGGATTCCAGCGCTGGCCCAGCCCACGTTCTACATTTCGGAGAATACGACGCCGGTGAGGCTGCAATACGCCTGCCGCCAGTTGGGCATACCGCTGGAGGCGATCAAGATCATTCCGGAGCACAGCCAGTACGGGACGATGGATGTGACGCTGCTGCAGAAGCAAATCCAGCTGGATGTGGGCAACAACAGGACGCCGCTGCTGGTGGTGGCCGATATTGGAGCCTCACTGTGCGGCTATGTGGACAATCTGCTGCGACTGAGGGACGTCTGCAAGGCGCACAACATGTGGCTGCATGCCAGTGGCCATGGCCTGGCCGCCCTGGTCTGTGCCCAGAATCAGGGTCACGTGGAGGAGGTGCTCCACTCGATGGCCTTGAATCTGGGCAGCTGGCTGGGCGTGCCCAGTCTGCCGATCGTCCTGCTGCACCGTCCGCTCCAGAATAGCGCGCTGAGTGCCTTCGAATCCGATCCCATACTGTCGCGTCGCTTGAACGCcctgtccttgtggaccagtCTGCAGGCACTGGGACGCAAGTCGATTGCCGAGCGCCTGCATGTGGCCTTCCAGACGTGCAGTATTCTCTTCGAGATTGCCTCCAAGTGCGAGGGCATCCGGGTGTTG AGCCATACGCCTGGAGCTCAGACCGGAGCCTCTTTGTCGGACATTATACAGAGCCCCTTCGATGTGCAGGCGCTCTTCGATGCCGCCGCCCCTGTGGTTGCCTACCAGTTCGATGGCAGCACCACCATTCCACTGGGGGGCAGTGGCTCCTCGGCCGctgcagccgccgccgccgagcGGGAAACGATGGCCGATGGCCTCAAGCCGCTGGAGAAGATCAACAATGCTTCCTACTTTGACCGCCTCAACTCCTGGCTGGGTCAGATCCTGCAACGCGACTGTCCCAAT TTTGACTTCGAGGTGATTGAGCATCCGACGCACGGCAGCTGCATCCGCTACTGTCCGCTGGAATTGGGCTTGGGTGAGCAGCCGCCCAGCTCGGAAAATCTGGAGAGTTTCGCCCAGAGTTTGGAGGCGCACGTGGATATCCTACGGGCGACAATTAAGCACAAGGCACGCTTCATCCATCTGGTGGAGCGCAGTGAGGTGCTGCGCCTCGTGCCGCTGCCCGAATGGGCGGGCATGGGCGGTGTACGCTTCGTGCCCGAGGGCTGGGAGTCCCTGCTCACGGACCAGGCCAAGACCGAGCTGAACAAGCTCAACATCGATCTGGTGGAGGCACTCAAGTCCACGGACAATGCCTTCTCCCTGGGCGAGGGCACCGATGGCCTGATTTGTGTGCGCTTCGGCATGGTCACCCACGAAACGGAGGTCGAGGAGCTGCTGGATCTGGTGGTCACGGTGGGCAAGAGCGTTCAGGAGAACTCGAGGGTGTTGGACACCATGTCCGAGATTGTCAAGAAG GGCATCGAGGCGGTCACTGCGGATCTGCAGCGGGAGTCGGAGGAGAAGCTCTGGCAGGAGGGCATCCTGCGGCATGTGCCAGTGGTGGGGCGAGTCTTCAACTGGTGGTCACCGCCGGCCAAGGAGTCGGGCATCAAGGGGCGCAGCCTCAATCTCACCCAGGGTGTGGTCGAGAGCACCGAGAATATTTACAA GTACCACATGCAGATGACTGGAGCCACTGCCCATCAGTTGCCGGCGAATCGTTCGCCACCCACGCCCATGGTGCAGACGCCCGTGGGCGCGCCCTCGTCGCCGCCCGTCTTTCCCACAGTGGAGCCCGTACCGGGAACAGCAATCGTGGCCACAGTCGGTTCGGTCGAAGCCACGCCGGCGGATGCTTCGGAATCGGGAGCTTCGGGCGCGCCACTGCCCACACAAAACCATGTGGATGCGGATCATGCCCGCACTGTCAGCCAGAGCAGTGCCGCCTCCTCCAATGTTCCCGAACTCGTGGCCGCCAACAGTGCAattaacaataattaa